In one Brienomyrus brachyistius isolate T26 chromosome 7, BBRACH_0.4, whole genome shotgun sequence genomic region, the following are encoded:
- the LOC125746770 gene encoding uncharacterized protein LOC125746770 isoform X38: MMALGVNLMVICLVVVHYTDVGRSAGIGFPVKCDLGAGSSGTSSGPSEVQVAKSTSGSKEGTASYLTGTVGSQSGQGSFQYVAVQPDSGPIGRYASTVFVDFGRVQGQVVSQQGLTGSQQLGSGQGYAGAQQQLYQGQTSAQQPGSKQSYTTAQQLASQQGLTGSQQLGSGQGYAGAQQQWSQALTSAQQPGSKQSYTTAQQLASQQGPTGSQQLGSGQGYAGAQQQWSQALTTAQQLASQQGLTSAQQPGSKQSYTTAQQLASQQGLTGSQQLGSGQGAVGAQQQWSQALTSAQQLASQQGPTGSQQLGSGQGYAGAQQQWSQALTTAQQLASQQGLTGSQQLGSGQGYAGAQQQWSQGQTSAQQPGSKQSYTTAQQLASQQGLTGSQQLGSGQGAVGAQQQWSQGLTTAQQQWSQGLTSAQQPGSKQSYTTAQQLASQQGPTGSQQLGSGQGYAGAQQQWSQALTTAQQLASQQGLTSAQQPGFKQSYSTAQQLASQQGLTGSQQLGSGQGCAGAQQQWSQALTSAQQLASQQGLTGSQQLGSGQGYAGAQQQWSQALTTAQQLASQQGLTSAQQPGSKQSYTTAQQLASQQGLTGSQQLGSGQGYVGAQQQWSQGQTSAQQPGSKQSYTTAQQLASQQGLTGSQQLGSGQGYVGAQQQWSQGLTSAQQPGSKQSYTTAQQLASQQGLTGSQQLGSGQGYVGAQQQWSQGQTSAQQPGSKQSYTTAQQLASQQGLTGSQQLGSGQGYVGAQQQWSQGLTTAQQLASQQGLTGSQQLGSGQGYAGAQQQWSQGLTSAQQPGSKQSYTTAQQLASQQGLTGSQQLGSGQGYAGAQQQWSQGLTSAQQPGSKQSYTTAQQLASQQGLTGSQQLGSGQGFAGAQQLASRQGNCSSWTLYQKGVGSQQDYPTDQGLVSQQGSGTAVSLVSGQTFGSIQGFGSQAAWSSGSAKGEYQLGSALAPSALNPGRG; this comes from the exons ATGATGGCGCTTGGAGTTAATTTAAT GGTGATTTGCTTGGTGGTTGTCCACTACACTGATGTGGGACGGA GCGCTGGCATTGGATTTCCTGTGAAATGCGACTTGGGTGCTGGGTCTTCTGGCACCAGCTCTGGTCCCAGTGAGGTGCAAGTGGCAAAAAGCACCTCTGGTTCTAAGGAAGGCACTGCATCATACTTAACTGGCACTGTAGGTTCCCAGAGTGGCCAAGGATCTTTCCAATATGTGGCAGTCCAGCCTGACTCTGGCCCTATTGGTAGATATGCTTCTACAGTATTTGTTGACTTCGGTAGGGTACAGGGGCAAGTAGTGTCCCAGCAAGGCCTAACTGGTTCCCAGCAGCTAGGATCAGGACAGGGTTATGCTGGTGCCCAGCAGCAATTATACCAAGGCCAAACCAGTGCCCAGCAAC CTGGTTCTAAGCAGAGCTACACCACtgcccagcagctggcctctcagCAAGGCCTAACTGGTTCCCAGCAGCTAGGCTCAGGACAGGGTTATGCTGGTGCCCAACAGCAATGGTCCCAGGCCTTAACCAGTGCCCAGCAAC CTGGTTCTAAGCAGAGCTACACCACTGCCCAACAGCTGGCATCTCAGCAAGGCCCAACTGGTTCCCAGCAACTAGGTTCAGGACAGGGTTATGCTGGTGCCCAGCAGCAATGGTCCCAAGCCTTAACCACtgcccagcagctggcctctcagCAAGGCCTAACCAGTGCCCAGCAAC CTGGTTCTAAGCAGAGCTACACCACtgcccagcagctggcctctcagCAAGGCCTAACTGGTTCCCAGCAGCTAGGATCAGGACAGGGTGCTGTTGGTGCCCAGCAGCAATGGTCCCAGGCCTTAACCAGTGCCCAGCAGCTGGCATCTCAGCAAGGCCCAACTGGTTCCCAGCAACTAGGTTCAGGACAGGGTTATGCTGGTGCCCAGCAGCAATGGTCCCAAGCCTTAACCACtgcccagcagctggc CTCTCAGCAAGGCCTAACTGGTTCCCAGCAGCTAGGATCAGGACAGGGTTATGCTGGTGCCCAGCAGCAATGGTCCCAAGGCCAAACCAGTGCCCAGCAACCTGGTTCTAAGCAGAGCTACACCACtgcccagcagctggcctctcagCAAGGCCTAACTGGTTCCCAGCAGCTAGGATCAGGACAGGGTGCTGTTGGTGCCCAGCAGCAATGGTCCCAAGGCTTAACCACTGCCCAGCAGCAATGGTCCCAAGGCCTAACCAGTGCCCAGCAACCTGGTTCTAAGCAGAGCTACACCACTGCCCAACAGCTGGCATCTCAGCAAGGCCCAACTGGTTCCCAGCAACTAGGTTCAGGACAGGGTTATGCTGGTGCCCAGCAGCAATGGTCCCAAGCCTTAACCACtgcccagcagctggcctctcagCAAGGCCTAACCAGTGCCCAGCAACCTGGTTTTAAGCAGAGCTACTCCACtgcccagcagctggcctctcagCAAGGCCTAACTGGTTCCCAGCAGCTAGGATCAGGACAGGGTTGTGCTGGTGCCCAGCAGCAATGGTCCCAGGCCTTAACCAGtgcccagcagctggcctctcagCAAGGCCTAACAGGTTCCCAGCAGCTAGGATCAGGACAGGGTTATGCTGGTGCCCAGCAGCAATGGTCCCAAGCCTTAACCACTGCCCAGCAGCTCGCCTCTCAGCAAGGCCTAACCAGTGCCCAGCAACCTGGTTCTAAGCAGAGCTACACCACTGCCCAGCAGCTGGCATCTCAGCAAGGCCTAACTGGTTCCCAGCAGCTAGGATCAGGACAGGGTTATGTTGGTGCCCAGCAGCAATGGTCCCAAGGCCAAACCAGTGCCCAGCAACCTGGTTCTAAGCAGAGCTACACCACTGCCCAGCAGCTGGCATCTCAGCAAG GCCTAACTGGTTCCCAGCAGCTAGGATCAGGACAGGGTTATGTTGGTGCCCAGCAGCAATGGTCCCAAGGCTTAACCAGTGCCCAGCAACCTGGTTCTAAGCAGAGCTACACCACTGCCCAGCAGCTGGCATCTCAGCAAGGCCTAACTGGTTCCCAGCAGCTAGGATCAGGACAGGGTTATGTTGGTGCCCAGCAGCAATGGTCCCAAGGCCAAACCAGTGCCCAGCAACCTGGTTCTAAGCAGAGCTACACCACtgcccagcagctggcctctcagCAAGGCCTAACTGGTTCCCAGCAGCTAGGATCAGGACAGGGTTATGTTGGTGCCCAGCAGCAATGGTCCCAAGGCTTAACCACTGCCCAGCAGCTGGCATCTCAGCAAGGCCTAACTGGTTCCCAGCAGCTAGGATCAGGACAGGGTTATGCTGGTGCCCAGCAGCAATGGTCCCAAGGCTTAACCAGTGCCCAGCAACCTGGTTCTAAGCAGAGCTACACCACTGCCCAGCAGCTGGCATCTCAGCAAGGCCTAACTGGTTCCCAGCAGCTAGGATCAGGACAGGGTTATGCTGGTGCCCAGCAGCAATGGTCCCAAGGCTTAACCAGTGCCCAGCAACCTGGTTCTAAGCAGAGCTATACCACTGCCCAGCAGCTGGCATCTCAGCAAGGCCTAACTGGTTCCCAGCAGCTAGGATCAGGACAGGGTTTTGCTGGtgcccagcagctggcctctcgGCAAGGCAACTGCAGTAGCTGGACCCTCTACCAGAAGGGTGTAGGGTCTCAGCAGGACTACCCCACTGACCAAGGCCTAGTATCCCAGCAGGGCTCTGGAACCGCAGTCAGTTTGGTTTCTGGCCAGACCTTTGGGTCTATTCAAGGCTTTGGTTCCCAGGCTGCCTGGAGTAGTGGGTCTGCAAAGGGAGAGTACCAGCTTGGCTCAGCCTTGGCTCCAAGTGCACTCAACCCTGGAAGAGGTTGA
- the LOC125746770 gene encoding uncharacterized protein LOC125746770 isoform X50 gives MMALGVNLMVICLVVVHYTDVGRSAGIGFPVKCDLGAGSSGTSSGPSEVQVAKSTSGSKEGTASYLTGTVGSQSGQGSFQYVAVQPDSGPIGRYASTVFVDFGRVQGQVVSQQGLTGSQQLGSGQGYAGAQQQLYQGQTSAQQPGSKQSYTTAQQLASQQGLTGSQQLGSGQGYAGAQQQWSQALTSAQQPGSKQSYTTAQQLASQQGPTGSQQLGSGQGYAGAQQQWSQALTTAQQLASQQGLTSAQQPGSKQSYTTAQQLASQQGLTGSQQLGSGQGYAGAQQQWSQGQTSAQQPGSKQSYTTAQQLASQQGLTGSQQLGSGQGAVGAQQQWSQGLTTAQQQWSQGLTSAQQPGSKQSYTTAQQLASQQGPTGSQQLGSGQGYAGAQQQWSQALTTAQQLASQQGLTSAQQPGFKQSYSTAQQLASQQGLTGSQQLGSGQGCAGAQQQWSQALTSAQQLASQQGLTGSQQLGSGQGYAGAQQQWSQALTTAQQLASQQGLTSAQQPGSKQSYTTAQQLASQQGLTGSQQLGSGQGYVGAQQQWSQGQTSAQQPGSKQSYTTAQQLASQQGLTGSQQLGSGQGYVGAQQQWSQGLTSAQQPGSKQSYTTAQQLASQQGLTGSQQLGSGQGYVGAQQQWSQGQTSAQQPGSKQSYTTAQQLASQQGLTGSQQLGSGQGYVGAQQQWSQGLTTAQQLASQQGLTGSQQLGSGQGYAGAQQQWSQGLTSAQQPGSKQSYTTAQQLASQQGLTGSQQLGSGQGYAGAQQQWSQGLTSAQQPGSKQSYTTAQQLASQQGLTGSQQLGSGQGFAGAQQLASRQGNCSSWTLYQKGVGSQQDYPTDQGLVSQQGSGTAVSLVSGQTFGSIQGFGSQAAWSSGSAKGEYQLGSALAPSALNPGRG, from the exons ATGATGGCGCTTGGAGTTAATTTAAT GGTGATTTGCTTGGTGGTTGTCCACTACACTGATGTGGGACGGA GCGCTGGCATTGGATTTCCTGTGAAATGCGACTTGGGTGCTGGGTCTTCTGGCACCAGCTCTGGTCCCAGTGAGGTGCAAGTGGCAAAAAGCACCTCTGGTTCTAAGGAAGGCACTGCATCATACTTAACTGGCACTGTAGGTTCCCAGAGTGGCCAAGGATCTTTCCAATATGTGGCAGTCCAGCCTGACTCTGGCCCTATTGGTAGATATGCTTCTACAGTATTTGTTGACTTCGGTAGGGTACAGGGGCAAGTAGTGTCCCAGCAAGGCCTAACTGGTTCCCAGCAGCTAGGATCAGGACAGGGTTATGCTGGTGCCCAGCAGCAATTATACCAAGGCCAAACCAGTGCCCAGCAAC CTGGTTCTAAGCAGAGCTACACCACtgcccagcagctggcctctcagCAAGGCCTAACTGGTTCCCAGCAGCTAGGCTCAGGACAGGGTTATGCTGGTGCCCAACAGCAATGGTCCCAGGCCTTAACCAGTGCCCAGCAAC CTGGTTCTAAGCAGAGCTACACCACTGCCCAACAGCTGGCATCTCAGCAAGGCCCAACTGGTTCCCAGCAACTAGGTTCAGGACAGGGTTATGCTGGTGCCCAGCAGCAATGGTCCCAAGCCTTAACCACtgcccagcagctggcctctcagCAAGGCCTAACCAGTGCCCAGCAAC CTGGTTCTAAGCAGAGCTACACCACtgcccagcagctggc CTCTCAGCAAGGCCTAACTGGTTCCCAGCAGCTAGGATCAGGACAGGGTTATGCTGGTGCCCAGCAGCAATGGTCCCAAGGCCAAACCAGTGCCCAGCAACCTGGTTCTAAGCAGAGCTACACCACtgcccagcagctggcctctcagCAAGGCCTAACTGGTTCCCAGCAGCTAGGATCAGGACAGGGTGCTGTTGGTGCCCAGCAGCAATGGTCCCAAGGCTTAACCACTGCCCAGCAGCAATGGTCCCAAGGCCTAACCAGTGCCCAGCAACCTGGTTCTAAGCAGAGCTACACCACTGCCCAACAGCTGGCATCTCAGCAAGGCCCAACTGGTTCCCAGCAACTAGGTTCAGGACAGGGTTATGCTGGTGCCCAGCAGCAATGGTCCCAAGCCTTAACCACtgcccagcagctggcctctcagCAAGGCCTAACCAGTGCCCAGCAACCTGGTTTTAAGCAGAGCTACTCCACtgcccagcagctggcctctcagCAAGGCCTAACTGGTTCCCAGCAGCTAGGATCAGGACAGGGTTGTGCTGGTGCCCAGCAGCAATGGTCCCAGGCCTTAACCAGtgcccagcagctggcctctcagCAAGGCCTAACAGGTTCCCAGCAGCTAGGATCAGGACAGGGTTATGCTGGTGCCCAGCAGCAATGGTCCCAAGCCTTAACCACTGCCCAGCAGCTCGCCTCTCAGCAAGGCCTAACCAGTGCCCAGCAACCTGGTTCTAAGCAGAGCTACACCACTGCCCAGCAGCTGGCATCTCAGCAAGGCCTAACTGGTTCCCAGCAGCTAGGATCAGGACAGGGTTATGTTGGTGCCCAGCAGCAATGGTCCCAAGGCCAAACCAGTGCCCAGCAACCTGGTTCTAAGCAGAGCTACACCACTGCCCAGCAGCTGGCATCTCAGCAAG GCCTAACTGGTTCCCAGCAGCTAGGATCAGGACAGGGTTATGTTGGTGCCCAGCAGCAATGGTCCCAAGGCTTAACCAGTGCCCAGCAACCTGGTTCTAAGCAGAGCTACACCACTGCCCAGCAGCTGGCATCTCAGCAAGGCCTAACTGGTTCCCAGCAGCTAGGATCAGGACAGGGTTATGTTGGTGCCCAGCAGCAATGGTCCCAAGGCCAAACCAGTGCCCAGCAACCTGGTTCTAAGCAGAGCTACACCACtgcccagcagctggcctctcagCAAGGCCTAACTGGTTCCCAGCAGCTAGGATCAGGACAGGGTTATGTTGGTGCCCAGCAGCAATGGTCCCAAGGCTTAACCACTGCCCAGCAGCTGGCATCTCAGCAAGGCCTAACTGGTTCCCAGCAGCTAGGATCAGGACAGGGTTATGCTGGTGCCCAGCAGCAATGGTCCCAAGGCTTAACCAGTGCCCAGCAACCTGGTTCTAAGCAGAGCTACACCACTGCCCAGCAGCTGGCATCTCAGCAAGGCCTAACTGGTTCCCAGCAGCTAGGATCAGGACAGGGTTATGCTGGTGCCCAGCAGCAATGGTCCCAAGGCTTAACCAGTGCCCAGCAACCTGGTTCTAAGCAGAGCTATACCACTGCCCAGCAGCTGGCATCTCAGCAAGGCCTAACTGGTTCCCAGCAGCTAGGATCAGGACAGGGTTTTGCTGGtgcccagcagctggcctctcgGCAAGGCAACTGCAGTAGCTGGACCCTCTACCAGAAGGGTGTAGGGTCTCAGCAGGACTACCCCACTGACCAAGGCCTAGTATCCCAGCAGGGCTCTGGAACCGCAGTCAGTTTGGTTTCTGGCCAGACCTTTGGGTCTATTCAAGGCTTTGGTTCCCAGGCTGCCTGGAGTAGTGGGTCTGCAAAGGGAGAGTACCAGCTTGGCTCAGCCTTGGCTCCAAGTGCACTCAACCCTGGAAGAGGTTGA
- the LOC125746770 gene encoding uncharacterized protein LOC125746770 isoform X37 produces MMALGVNLMVICLVVVHYTDVGRSAGIGFPVKCDLGAGSSGTSSGPSEVQVAKSTSGSKEGTASYLTGTVGSQSGQGSFQYVAVQPDSGPIGRYASTVFVDFGRVQGQVVSQQGLTGSQQLGSGQGYAGAQQQLYQGQTSAQQPGSKQSYTTAQQLASQQGLTGSQQLGSGQGYAGAQQQWSQALTSAQQPGSKQSYTTAQQLASQQGPTGSQQLGSGQGYAGAQQQWSQALTTAQQLASQQGLTGSQQLGSGQGYAGAQQQWSQGQTSAQQPGSKQSYTTAQQLASQQGLTGSQQLGSGQGAVGAQQQWSQALTSAQQLASQQGPTGSQQLGSGQGYAGAQQQWSQALTTAQQLASQQGLTGSQQLGSGQGYAGAQQQWSQGQTSAQQPGSKQSYTTAQQLASQQGLTGSQQLGSGQGAVGAQQQWSQGLTTAQQQWSQGLTSAQQPGSKQSYTTAQQLASQQGPTGSQQLGSGQGYAGAQQQWSQALTTAQQLASQQGLTSAQQPGFKQSYSTAQQLASQQGLTGSQQLGSGQGCAGAQQQWSQALTSAQQLASQQGLTGSQQLGSGQGYAGAQQQWSQALTTAQQLASQQGLTSAQQPGSKQSYTTAQQLASQQGLTGSQQLGSGQGYVGAQQQWSQGQTSAQQPGSKQSYTTAQQLASQQGLTGSQQLGSGQGYVGAQQQWSQGLTSAQQPGSKQSYTTAQQLASQQGLTGSQQLGSGQGYVGAQQQWSQGQTSAQQPGSKQSYTTAQQLASQQGLTGSQQLGSGQGYVGAQQQWSQGLTTAQQLASQQGLTGSQQLGSGQGYAGAQQQWSQGLTSAQQPGSKQSYTTAQQLASQQGLTGSQQLGSGQGYAGAQQQWSQGLTSAQQPGSKQSYTTAQQLASQQGLTGSQQLGSGQGFAGAQQLASRQGNCSSWTLYQKGVGSQQDYPTDQGLVSQQGSGTAVSLVSGQTFGSIQGFGSQAAWSSGSAKGEYQLGSALAPSALNPGRG; encoded by the exons ATGATGGCGCTTGGAGTTAATTTAAT GGTGATTTGCTTGGTGGTTGTCCACTACACTGATGTGGGACGGA GCGCTGGCATTGGATTTCCTGTGAAATGCGACTTGGGTGCTGGGTCTTCTGGCACCAGCTCTGGTCCCAGTGAGGTGCAAGTGGCAAAAAGCACCTCTGGTTCTAAGGAAGGCACTGCATCATACTTAACTGGCACTGTAGGTTCCCAGAGTGGCCAAGGATCTTTCCAATATGTGGCAGTCCAGCCTGACTCTGGCCCTATTGGTAGATATGCTTCTACAGTATTTGTTGACTTCGGTAGGGTACAGGGGCAAGTAGTGTCCCAGCAAGGCCTAACTGGTTCCCAGCAGCTAGGATCAGGACAGGGTTATGCTGGTGCCCAGCAGCAATTATACCAAGGCCAAACCAGTGCCCAGCAAC CTGGTTCTAAGCAGAGCTACACCACtgcccagcagctggcctctcagCAAGGCCTAACTGGTTCCCAGCAGCTAGGCTCAGGACAGGGTTATGCTGGTGCCCAACAGCAATGGTCCCAGGCCTTAACCAGTGCCCAGCAAC CTGGTTCTAAGCAGAGCTACACCACTGCCCAACAGCTGGCATCTCAGCAAGGCCCAACTGGTTCCCAGCAACTAGGTTCAGGACAGGGTTATGCTGGTGCCCAGCAGCAATGGTCCCAAGCCTTAACCACtgcccagcagctggc CTCTCAGCAAGGCCTAACTGGTTCCCAGCAGCTAGGATCAGGACAGGGTTATGCTGGTGCCCAGCAGCAATGGTCCCAAGGCCAAACCAGTGCCCAGCAACCTGGTTCTAAGCAGAGCTACACCACtgcccagcagctggcctctcagCAAGGCCTAACTGGTTCCCAGCAGCTAGGATCAGGACAGGGTGCTGTTGGTGCCCAGCAGCAATGGTCCCAGGCCTTAACCAGTGCCCAGCAGCTGGCATCTCAGCAAGGCCCAACTGGTTCCCAGCAACTAGGTTCAGGACAGGGTTATGCTGGTGCCCAGCAGCAATGGTCCCAAGCCTTAACCACtgcccagcagctggc CTCTCAGCAAGGCCTAACTGGTTCCCAGCAGCTAGGATCAGGACAGGGTTATGCTGGTGCCCAGCAGCAATGGTCCCAAGGCCAAACCAGTGCCCAGCAACCTGGTTCTAAGCAGAGCTACACCACtgcccagcagctggcctctcagCAAGGCCTAACTGGTTCCCAGCAGCTAGGATCAGGACAGGGTGCTGTTGGTGCCCAGCAGCAATGGTCCCAAGGCTTAACCACTGCCCAGCAGCAATGGTCCCAAGGCCTAACCAGTGCCCAGCAACCTGGTTCTAAGCAGAGCTACACCACTGCCCAACAGCTGGCATCTCAGCAAGGCCCAACTGGTTCCCAGCAACTAGGTTCAGGACAGGGTTATGCTGGTGCCCAGCAGCAATGGTCCCAAGCCTTAACCACtgcccagcagctggcctctcagCAAGGCCTAACCAGTGCCCAGCAACCTGGTTTTAAGCAGAGCTACTCCACtgcccagcagctggcctctcagCAAGGCCTAACTGGTTCCCAGCAGCTAGGATCAGGACAGGGTTGTGCTGGTGCCCAGCAGCAATGGTCCCAGGCCTTAACCAGtgcccagcagctggcctctcagCAAGGCCTAACAGGTTCCCAGCAGCTAGGATCAGGACAGGGTTATGCTGGTGCCCAGCAGCAATGGTCCCAAGCCTTAACCACTGCCCAGCAGCTCGCCTCTCAGCAAGGCCTAACCAGTGCCCAGCAACCTGGTTCTAAGCAGAGCTACACCACTGCCCAGCAGCTGGCATCTCAGCAAGGCCTAACTGGTTCCCAGCAGCTAGGATCAGGACAGGGTTATGTTGGTGCCCAGCAGCAATGGTCCCAAGGCCAAACCAGTGCCCAGCAACCTGGTTCTAAGCAGAGCTACACCACTGCCCAGCAGCTGGCATCTCAGCAAG GCCTAACTGGTTCCCAGCAGCTAGGATCAGGACAGGGTTATGTTGGTGCCCAGCAGCAATGGTCCCAAGGCTTAACCAGTGCCCAGCAACCTGGTTCTAAGCAGAGCTACACCACTGCCCAGCAGCTGGCATCTCAGCAAGGCCTAACTGGTTCCCAGCAGCTAGGATCAGGACAGGGTTATGTTGGTGCCCAGCAGCAATGGTCCCAAGGCCAAACCAGTGCCCAGCAACCTGGTTCTAAGCAGAGCTACACCACtgcccagcagctggcctctcagCAAGGCCTAACTGGTTCCCAGCAGCTAGGATCAGGACAGGGTTATGTTGGTGCCCAGCAGCAATGGTCCCAAGGCTTAACCACTGCCCAGCAGCTGGCATCTCAGCAAGGCCTAACTGGTTCCCAGCAGCTAGGATCAGGACAGGGTTATGCTGGTGCCCAGCAGCAATGGTCCCAAGGCTTAACCAGTGCCCAGCAACCTGGTTCTAAGCAGAGCTACACCACTGCCCAGCAGCTGGCATCTCAGCAAGGCCTAACTGGTTCCCAGCAGCTAGGATCAGGACAGGGTTATGCTGGTGCCCAGCAGCAATGGTCCCAAGGCTTAACCAGTGCCCAGCAACCTGGTTCTAAGCAGAGCTATACCACTGCCCAGCAGCTGGCATCTCAGCAAGGCCTAACTGGTTCCCAGCAGCTAGGATCAGGACAGGGTTTTGCTGGtgcccagcagctggcctctcgGCAAGGCAACTGCAGTAGCTGGACCCTCTACCAGAAGGGTGTAGGGTCTCAGCAGGACTACCCCACTGACCAAGGCCTAGTATCCCAGCAGGGCTCTGGAACCGCAGTCAGTTTGGTTTCTGGCCAGACCTTTGGGTCTATTCAAGGCTTTGGTTCCCAGGCTGCCTGGAGTAGTGGGTCTGCAAAGGGAGAGTACCAGCTTGGCTCAGCCTTGGCTCCAAGTGCACTCAACCCTGGAAGAGGTTGA